Proteins encoded in a region of the Flammeovirga yaeyamensis genome:
- a CDS encoding DUF2059 domain-containing protein — protein MNILHSRRVIFGLIALLFCTQFSFAQSSKATVQELFKVSGIEGQFESVDQLVENQLQQSKATMSPEEHAKLEKILKSSLNAELLTNSFEEYYLKNCSEEKLKAVIKLYDNPLVEKAKQGEIASKDPAKESEMMTFFQNMGTNPPSQERIMLIGALNEELGTTEMTASLMKSMMSAIFKGANSMAPENEKLTDEQMKAQANQAFPPMVMQQLQQQMIAYSFYMYKDLSDEELKEYTKVWASEDGKYFTGNTIKALSYSFEKVGESMGKSIVK, from the coding sequence ATGAACATACTCCACTCAAGAAGGGTTATCTTTGGATTAATTGCTCTTCTATTCTGCACTCAATTCTCTTTTGCTCAAAGTTCTAAAGCTACAGTACAAGAATTATTCAAAGTATCTGGTATCGAAGGTCAGTTCGAAAGCGTAGATCAGTTGGTAGAGAATCAACTTCAGCAAAGTAAGGCCACAATGAGTCCTGAAGAACATGCTAAGCTTGAAAAAATATTGAAATCTTCTCTGAATGCTGAATTACTTACTAATTCATTCGAGGAATATTACTTGAAAAACTGTTCGGAAGAAAAGCTCAAAGCAGTTATCAAATTGTATGATAATCCTTTAGTGGAAAAAGCAAAACAAGGAGAGATTGCTTCAAAAGATCCAGCGAAGGAATCTGAAATGATGACATTCTTCCAAAATATGGGGACGAACCCACCTTCTCAAGAAAGAATAATGTTGATTGGAGCATTAAACGAAGAGTTAGGTACTACAGAAATGACAGCGAGCTTGATGAAAAGCATGATGTCAGCAATTTTCAAAGGAGCAAATTCTATGGCTCCTGAAAATGAGAAGCTTACTGATGAGCAAATGAAAGCACAAGCAAATCAAGCATTTCCTCCTATGGTGATGCAGCAGTTACAACAACAAATGATTGCTTACTCTTTTTATATGTATAAAGATTTATCTGATGAAGAACTAAAAGAATATACCAAAGTTTGGGCTTCAGAAGATGGAAAATATTTCACAGGAAATACAATAAAAGCACTATCCTATTCATTCGAAAAAGTAGGAGAAAGTATGGGGAAATCCATAGTGAAATAG
- a CDS encoding glycosyltransferase family 4 protein, with protein MNKVIIIDPVGSKAGMDYYNEHLLESLQNQKINTYLSSNYKSNFVEKNLMIFSSKHYNKKINKIINLIKGYFITLFFMKKNNIDNCIIHIFSSEIKDFILVFIMNLFNIKINLIAHDISGFTKNDNKFIKTYLYKIASNIVVHNNFSKEKLLNILPYIDKKLQVIKHGAFTDMYNAELHRGDSFETLGLDPTKKYVLFFGQIKKVKGLDILIKSFSKINDENIHLIIAGKVWYDDFTIYDDLISKYQLKKRVHKIIRFVTDNERELLFKISSFVVLPYREIYQSGVLLMAMSLKIPVIASSLVPNKEVIENKKNGFLFDEEDDLSKIIIKNIYKGNLLNEISENAYQTMLKEFSWAEIGQKHADYLKRQK; from the coding sequence ATGAATAAAGTAATCATTATTGACCCAGTAGGAAGTAAGGCAGGTATGGATTATTATAATGAACACCTTTTAGAAAGTTTACAAAATCAAAAAATTAATACTTACTTATCATCAAATTATAAAAGTAATTTTGTTGAAAAAAATCTCATGATTTTTTCATCAAAGCATTATAATAAAAAAATTAATAAGATAATTAACCTAATAAAAGGTTATTTTATCACCTTATTCTTTATGAAGAAAAATAATATTGATAATTGTATTATACATATTTTTTCATCTGAAATTAAAGATTTTATTTTAGTTTTTATAATGAATTTATTTAATATAAAAATCAATCTTATAGCACATGATATATCAGGGTTTACTAAAAATGATAATAAATTTATAAAGACATATTTATATAAGATTGCATCTAATATTGTAGTTCATAATAATTTTTCGAAAGAAAAACTATTGAATATTTTGCCTTATATAGATAAAAAGTTACAGGTAATTAAACATGGAGCATTTACAGATATGTATAATGCGGAATTACATAGAGGAGATTCTTTTGAAACTTTGGGGCTAGACCCTACTAAAAAATATGTTCTTTTTTTTGGTCAAATAAAAAAAGTAAAAGGACTTGATATATTGATTAAATCATTTTCAAAAATTAATGATGAAAATATTCATCTTATTATAGCAGGTAAAGTTTGGTATGATGATTTTACAATTTATGACGATTTAATTTCAAAATATCAACTTAAAAAAAGAGTTCATAAAATTATTCGATTTGTTACTGACAATGAACGTGAGCTTCTGTTTAAAATTAGTAGTTTTGTTGTTTTACCTTACAGGGAAATTTATCAAAGTGGTGTATTACTCATGGCTATGAGTTTAAAGATACCAGTAATTGCATCTTCTTTAGTACCTAATAAAGAAGTAATTGAGAATAAGAAAAATGGATTTCTTTTTGATGAAGAAGATGATCTTTCTAAGATTATAATTAAAAATATTTATAAAGGTAATTTATTAAATGAAATTTCTGAGAATGCTTATCAGACGATGTTGAAAGAGTTTTCTTGGGCAGAAATTGGACAAAAACATGCAGATTATCTTAAAAGACAAAAATAG
- a CDS encoding rod shape-determining protein — protein MGFFDFFTTDLAIDLGTANTLILTKGKIAVEEPSIIALDRQSGKVIALGAKAMQMHEKTHENIKTIRPLKDGVIADFHAAEQMIRGLIKMSDNKKRFFMPSHRMVICIPSGITEVEKRAVRDSAEHAGAKEVYMVPEPIAAAIGIGVNIEEPMGSMVVDIGGGTTEIAVIAMSGIVCDQSVRTAGDVFNRDILDYMRRQHNLLIGERSAEKIKFEVGAALAELDDAPEDYEIRGRDLLTGIPKVINVSYAEVAFALDKSISKIEEAILRALETAPPELSADIYDRGIHLTGGGALLRGLDKRISLKTKLPVHVPEDPLRAVVLGTGAVLKELNRYKAILIT, from the coding sequence ATGGGCTTCTTTGATTTTTTTACTACCGACCTAGCTATTGATCTGGGTACTGCAAATACACTAATCCTCACAAAAGGCAAAATTGCCGTGGAGGAACCTTCCATCATCGCTTTGGATAGACAATCAGGTAAAGTGATTGCTCTAGGAGCGAAGGCTATGCAAATGCATGAAAAAACGCATGAGAATATAAAAACAATCCGTCCTCTAAAGGATGGTGTGATTGCCGATTTCCATGCAGCCGAGCAAATGATTCGTGGTCTTATTAAAATGTCTGATAATAAGAAGCGATTCTTTATGCCTTCTCATAGAATGGTTATTTGTATCCCATCAGGTATTACGGAAGTAGAAAAAAGAGCCGTTAGAGACTCAGCAGAACACGCAGGAGCAAAAGAAGTATATATGGTTCCAGAACCAATTGCCGCAGCTATTGGTATTGGTGTGAATATCGAGGAACCGATGGGAAGTATGGTGGTAGATATCGGGGGTGGCACAACAGAGATTGCTGTTATTGCTATGTCGGGTATTGTATGCGACCAATCTGTAAGAACTGCAGGCGATGTGTTCAATAGAGATATTTTGGACTACATGCGTCGTCAACATAATTTATTAATTGGTGAAAGATCTGCAGAAAAAATCAAATTCGAAGTAGGTGCCGCTTTAGCAGAACTTGATGATGCCCCAGAGGATTATGAAATCAGAGGGCGAGATTTACTTACAGGTATACCTAAAGTAATTAATGTTTCGTACGCAGAAGTAGCATTTGCCTTAGATAAATCTATATCTAAAATTGAAGAAGCAATTTTAAGAGCATTGGAAACAGCTCCTCCAGAATTATCAGCTGATATTTACGATAGAGGAATTCACTTAACAGGAGGCGGAGCATTGCTTCGAGGTCTTGATAAGAGAATATCATTAAAAACGAAATTACCTGTTCATGTACCGGAAGACCCATTAAGGGCAGTAGTTCTTGGTACTGGAGCAGTTTTAAAAGAGCTCAACCGTTATAAAGCCATTTTAATTACTTAG
- a CDS encoding O-antigen ligase family protein — protein MQIILKDKNRIGEFLVLLLFLSFFFENHILSKFYIFVFIYFIYLSRKRRFRLNFSYDFLVISLFGCWQLFTLFWSDSYKEVETKIFFVFNLLIFSHIRINNFTKLEKYIIIVVNLISLWLLIFSFHTYLEMRDPSVFFYHELSEVINFNAIYLSLIIASSVIFYVSNLKYTHHLLYIILPTIIIILLSSKNVIVLYLIILFYFLIKQLYLKKRIVFTLLFLLTCLIINSNFLQKRFLNLKKIDYHKVLFEDDVRDMKVPDISIRLFQIRVTGEILKENPKIFLFGTGIGSSKFKELILQKYDKYKLTHYRKTNTFISIHNQFIYTLFELGVLGLFLLLFTFAFFILKAIKTKNTFLLVLMMIFMSLSLTEMVLERQKGIICFIFFIYISIVRNHENSNIRYKRSS, from the coding sequence ATGCAGATTATCTTAAAAGACAAAAATAGGATTGGTGAATTTTTAGTATTGCTATTATTTTTATCATTTTTTTTTGAAAATCATATTTTATCGAAATTCTATATTTTTGTTTTTATATATTTTATATATTTGAGTAGAAAGAGAAGGTTCAGATTAAATTTTTCTTATGATTTTTTAGTTATTTCCTTATTTGGTTGTTGGCAACTTTTTACTTTGTTCTGGAGCGATTCATATAAAGAAGTAGAAACAAAGATATTTTTTGTTTTTAATTTGTTGATATTTTCGCACATACGTATTAATAATTTTACAAAGCTAGAAAAGTATATAATAATTGTTGTAAACTTAATTAGCTTATGGTTATTGATATTTTCATTTCATACTTATTTGGAAATGAGAGATCCAAGTGTTTTTTTTTATCATGAATTATCTGAAGTAATTAATTTCAATGCAATTTATTTATCTTTAATTATAGCATCTTCTGTTATATTTTATGTTAGTAACCTGAAATACACCCATCACTTACTATATATTATTTTACCCACTATTATAATAATACTTTTGTCATCAAAAAACGTAATAGTTTTATATTTGATAATCTTATTTTATTTTTTAATAAAACAATTGTATTTAAAAAAAAGAATTGTTTTCACACTTTTATTTCTTTTAACTTGTCTTATTATAAATTCAAACTTTTTACAAAAAAGGTTCTTAAATTTAAAAAAAATTGATTATCACAAAGTCTTATTTGAAGATGATGTGAGAGATATGAAAGTCCCTGATATATCAATTAGATTATTTCAAATTAGAGTTACTGGTGAAATTTTAAAAGAGAATCCTAAAATATTTCTTTTTGGTACAGGAATAGGTTCTTCTAAGTTTAAGGAACTTATTCTTCAAAAGTATGATAAATATAAGTTGACACATTATAGAAAAACGAATACTTTCATTTCTATCCATAATCAATTCATTTATACACTTTTTGAGTTAGGTGTATTAGGATTATTCCTATTACTTTTTACATTTGCTTTTTTTATTCTAAAAGCTATTAAAACCAAAAATACTTTTTTGTTAGTTCTTATGATGATTTTTATGAGTTTATCATTAACAGAAATGGTATTAGAAAGGCAAAAAGGAATAATATGTTTTATATTCTTTATTTATATTAGTATCGTAAGAAATCATGAAAATAGCAATATTAGGTACAAGAGGAGTTCCTAA
- a CDS encoding undecaprenyl-phosphate glucose phosphotransferase: MTGKSRYLQPFNFLADILLFNIAFISATWLKFNMLEPPLEQDAYTMLWIFSNLAWVIVAISIKPHTFHRTQRVAKVLRGYAYSIVWHGMAISTFVVGIKFGRVSREFLLNLYLIWTPLLFVTKIIGIYLMRMYRRQGFSYKNVVVLGYGPLAIEIRKFFRVHPEYGFRFLGFFDDTSKEMYVEGQLKDFKAFALEKDVNEVYCCIPYINYELIRELIDWGESHMIKVKLITDFRGFASKGITLDRYDEIPVLDVSPVPLDDQQNQFIKRGFDIAFSFSVILLLMSWLTPLMALIIKLESKGPVFFKQKRTGKDGRSFWCYKFRSMAVNSDSDAKQATKGDMRVTKVGSFIRKTSIDELPQFFNVFLGSMSVVGPRPHMLRHTEEYSQKVEKFMARHLVKPGITGLAQARGYRGETENDPYAMKGRVKLDRFYVNNWSMWFDVQIILDTVLGIINGDEKAY; encoded by the coding sequence ATGACGGGCAAATCAAGATATTTACAACCTTTTAACTTCCTAGCAGATATACTTCTATTTAATATTGCTTTTATATCTGCTACATGGCTGAAGTTTAATATGCTAGAGCCTCCTCTTGAACAGGATGCTTACACTATGCTTTGGATATTTTCAAATCTAGCATGGGTTATCGTTGCTATTTCAATCAAACCACATACTTTTCACAGAACGCAACGTGTGGCTAAAGTTTTAAGAGGTTATGCTTATTCAATTGTTTGGCATGGAATGGCTATATCTACTTTCGTAGTAGGTATTAAGTTTGGAAGAGTTTCCAGAGAGTTTCTATTGAACTTGTATTTAATATGGACACCACTTTTATTCGTAACTAAAATTATTGGTATATACCTCATGCGTATGTATCGTCGTCAAGGTTTTAGTTATAAAAATGTAGTAGTTCTTGGGTATGGCCCACTTGCAATAGAAATAAGAAAGTTCTTTAGGGTTCACCCCGAATATGGTTTTAGATTTTTAGGTTTCTTTGATGATACATCAAAAGAAATGTATGTCGAAGGACAACTGAAAGATTTTAAAGCATTTGCATTAGAAAAGGATGTGAATGAAGTTTACTGCTGTATCCCATATATCAATTATGAGTTAATTCGAGAGTTAATTGATTGGGGAGAGAGTCATATGATCAAAGTGAAGTTGATTACAGATTTTAGAGGATTTGCTTCAAAAGGTATTACCCTTGATCGTTATGATGAAATACCTGTATTAGATGTTTCTCCAGTACCTTTAGATGATCAGCAAAACCAGTTTATTAAGCGTGGTTTTGATATAGCTTTTTCTTTTTCAGTAATTCTTCTTTTGATGTCTTGGTTAACTCCATTGATGGCATTAATAATAAAATTAGAATCTAAGGGACCTGTGTTCTTTAAACAGAAGAGAACCGGTAAAGATGGTAGGTCTTTCTGGTGTTATAAATTCAGGTCTATGGCCGTGAATTCAGATTCTGATGCCAAACAAGCAACAAAAGGGGATATGAGAGTTACTAAGGTAGGTTCATTTATTCGTAAAACGTCCATAGATGAACTTCCACAGTTTTTTAATGTATTTCTAGGTTCGATGTCCGTTGTTGGTCCTAGACCGCATATGCTGCGCCATACAGAAGAGTATAGTCAGAAAGTAGAGAAATTTATGGCAAGACATTTAGTTAAGCCAGGTATAACTGGATTGGCTCAGGCGAGAGGTTATAGAGGAGAAACAGAAAATGATCCATATGCTATGAAGGGACGTGTGAAACTTGATCGTTTTTATGTAAATAATTGGTCGATGTGGTTTGATGTTCAGATTATTTTAGATACAGTCTTGGGAATTATTAATGGTGATGAAAAGGCCTATTAA
- a CDS encoding carboxypeptidase-like regulatory domain-containing protein, whose amino-acid sequence MTELYSTPKYYKYLLIFSIFALFTSLEVKAQGEQNSIQFSGIVVEGDSSYGVPGAHVYIKQAGKGTVTNHAGFFTMPTQVGDTVVVSSVGFAKQEIVIPKRDDLGFTVLIEMREDVTELPLLEVFPYPTKEIFEEAFLALGEQKDQRIENMEKNLSQEKLTMMSNALPMGATGNYKYYMNYRADQIATQYFMETANPLLNPFAWGDLIKSIKRGDFKKKD is encoded by the coding sequence ATGACTGAACTGTATAGTACACCAAAATATTATAAGTACCTTCTTATCTTTTCAATTTTTGCATTATTCACTTCTTTAGAAGTAAAAGCACAAGGAGAACAAAACTCAATACAATTTTCCGGTATTGTTGTAGAAGGAGATAGCTCTTATGGAGTTCCAGGAGCTCACGTCTATATCAAGCAAGCAGGAAAGGGTACTGTAACCAATCATGCAGGTTTCTTTACTATGCCTACCCAAGTAGGTGATACAGTGGTTGTATCATCAGTTGGTTTTGCAAAACAAGAAATTGTGATCCCTAAAAGAGACGATTTAGGATTCACTGTTTTGATTGAAATGAGGGAGGATGTAACAGAATTACCTCTTCTTGAAGTATTCCCTTATCCAACAAAAGAAATTTTCGAAGAAGCTTTTCTAGCCTTAGGAGAACAAAAAGATCAAAGGATAGAAAATATGGAGAAAAACCTGAGTCAAGAAAAACTGACCATGATGTCTAATGCTTTACCAATGGGAGCAACAGGCAACTATAAATACTATATGAATTACAGGGCGGATCAAATAGCCACCCAATATTTTATGGAAACAGCAAACCCTCTATTAAACCCATTTGCATGGGGCGATTTAATTAAATCGATTAAGAGAGGCGACTTTAAGAAAAAGGATTAA
- a CDS encoding F0F1 ATP synthase subunit epsilon, translating into MFVELLTPDKKYFEGEASGVKVPGINGEFEMLDRHANIISSLTKGEVRIAKGSEVTTFSIDGGTIEMLDNKLVILAEAVVG; encoded by the coding sequence ATGTTTGTAGAATTACTTACTCCAGATAAAAAATATTTCGAAGGTGAAGCTTCAGGTGTTAAAGTTCCCGGTATCAACGGTGAATTCGAAATGCTTGATCGTCACGCTAACATCATCTCTAGTTTAACTAAGGGTGAGGTTAGAATCGCAAAAGGATCGGAAGTAACTACTTTCTCGATCGATGGCGGTACAATAGAAATGCTTGACAACAAATTGGTTATTTTGGCTGAGGCGGTTGTTGGGTAG
- the atpD gene encoding F0F1 ATP synthase subunit beta, with translation MSNIGKVTSVIGPVVDVSFEAEGSKLPAIYNALKVKKSNGQEIVLEVQQHLGEERVRTVAMDGTEGLQRGAECQDTGAPIAMPTGNDVRGRLFNVVGEAIDGMDQPSGKTSLPIHRSAPAFDQLATSTEVLYTGIKVIDLLEPYTKGGKIGLFGGAGVGKTVLIMELINNIAKVYSGISVFAGVGERTREGNDLLREMIESGVIKYGKEFEEDMEKGGWDLSKVNKEELETSQATLVFGQMNEPPGARARVALSGLTIAEYFRDGEGQGEGRDILFFVDNIFRFTQAGSEVSALLGRMPSAVGYQPTLATEMGAMQERITSTKRGSITSVQAVYVPADDLTDPAPATTFAHLDAQTVLSRKITSLGIFPGVDPLESSSRILSPEILGDEHYNTAQRVKETIQRYKELQDIIAILGMDELSEEDKQVVARARRVQRYLSQPFHVAEQFSGIPGLIVDIKDTIKGFNEILDGKWDHLPEAAFMFVGKIEEAAEKGEKMLAEAAKNA, from the coding sequence ATGTCAAATATCGGTAAGGTTACCTCAGTCATTGGACCAGTAGTTGACGTAAGCTTCGAAGCAGAAGGGTCAAAGTTACCTGCGATCTATAACGCTTTGAAAGTGAAAAAATCCAACGGTCAAGAGATCGTATTGGAAGTTCAACAACACCTTGGCGAAGAGCGCGTTCGTACTGTAGCGATGGACGGTACAGAAGGACTTCAGCGTGGAGCTGAATGTCAAGATACAGGGGCACCAATTGCGATGCCTACAGGAAATGATGTAAGAGGTCGTCTATTCAACGTAGTTGGAGAAGCGATCGACGGTATGGATCAGCCATCCGGCAAAACATCTTTACCTATTCACCGTTCTGCTCCTGCTTTCGATCAGTTAGCAACTTCAACAGAAGTTTTATACACAGGTATTAAAGTAATCGACTTATTAGAGCCTTATACTAAAGGTGGTAAGATTGGTCTTTTCGGTGGTGCCGGTGTAGGTAAAACTGTATTGATCATGGAGTTGATCAACAACATTGCAAAAGTATACTCAGGTATCTCAGTATTTGCTGGTGTTGGTGAGCGTACTCGTGAGGGTAATGACCTTCTTCGTGAAATGATCGAATCTGGCGTAATCAAATACGGTAAGGAATTCGAAGAGGACATGGAGAAAGGTGGATGGGACCTTTCAAAAGTAAACAAAGAAGAATTAGAAACTTCACAAGCAACATTGGTATTCGGTCAGATGAACGAACCTCCAGGTGCTCGTGCTCGTGTAGCTCTTTCTGGTCTTACTATCGCAGAATACTTCCGTGACGGTGAGGGACAAGGAGAAGGACGTGATATCTTATTCTTCGTTGATAATATCTTCCGTTTCACACAAGCAGGTTCAGAGGTATCAGCCCTTCTAGGTCGTATGCCTTCAGCCGTAGGTTACCAACCAACGCTTGCTACAGAAATGGGTGCTATGCAAGAGCGTATTACATCGACTAAGAGAGGATCAATTACATCGGTACAAGCGGTTTACGTACCTGCCGATGACTTAACTGACCCTGCTCCAGCGACAACATTCGCACACTTGGATGCACAAACAGTACTTTCACGTAAGATTACTTCATTAGGTATCTTCCCTGGTGTAGATCCACTAGAGTCATCTTCACGTATCCTAAGCCCAGAAATCTTAGGTGATGAGCACTATAATACTGCACAACGTGTAAAAGAAACAATCCAACGTTACAAGGAACTTCAAGATATTATCGCGATCCTTGGTATGGATGAACTTTCTGAGGAAGATAAGCAAGTAGTAGCACGTGCTCGTCGTGTGCAACGTTACTTATCTCAGCCATTCCACGTAGCAGAACAATTCTCAGGTATCCCAGGTCTAATCGTAGACATCAAAGATACAATCAAAGGTTTCAACGAAATCTTAGATGGTAAGTGGGATCACCTTCCAGAGGCTGCCTTCATGTTCGTAGGTAAAATCGAGGAAGCTGCAGAAAAAGGAGAGAAAATGCTTGCAGAAGCTGCTAAGAACGCTTAG
- the mreC gene encoding rod shape-determining protein MreC codes for MSQLFAIIFRYRVFLLFLFLEIVAAGLIVNNNSYQRSIVLSSSNTLVGGIYNTTSNVTQYFNLTEVNEGLLDENAILRKQIELLQVGIASDSVTDSSKENITNLFYGMSDTVAYDFIPARVINNSMYRMANYITLNKGRKDGIEPGMGIMTQAGVVGQVKTVSDNFATCYSLLHREMNVSAELKRTGDLCTVKWDTQDPTTASANYLPLHLDINVGDTITTSGFNTVYPEGVMLGVVSEASRVPSERFWLITIDVSVDFSKLHHVYVSKSLFRAEKDSLENIAEE; via the coding sequence ATGAGTCAGTTATTTGCCATTATATTTAGATATAGAGTATTCCTTCTCTTTTTATTTTTGGAAATTGTCGCCGCAGGGTTAATCGTGAATAACAATAGTTATCAACGATCTATTGTGTTGTCGTCTTCCAATACGTTAGTAGGGGGTATCTATAATACCACTTCAAATGTTACTCAATACTTTAATCTAACTGAAGTAAACGAAGGGCTTTTGGATGAAAATGCTATTCTTAGAAAACAAATTGAACTCCTTCAAGTAGGAATAGCAAGCGATTCTGTAACAGATTCATCAAAAGAAAACATAACGAATTTATTCTATGGTATGTCTGATACCGTTGCTTATGATTTTATTCCTGCTAGGGTAATTAATAATTCCATGTACAGAATGGCTAATTATATTACGCTTAATAAAGGTCGTAAAGATGGTATCGAACCTGGAATGGGTATAATGACGCAAGCAGGAGTGGTAGGACAAGTTAAGACGGTATCCGATAATTTTGCTACCTGTTACTCTTTACTGCATAGGGAAATGAATGTTTCTGCTGAGCTAAAACGAACAGGTGACCTATGTACAGTTAAATGGGATACTCAAGATCCAACCACAGCATCAGCTAATTATTTACCATTACATCTTGATATTAATGTAGGAGATACTATCACCACATCAGGATTTAATACTGTTTATCCAGAAGGAGTGATGCTTGGTGTTGTATCTGAAGCAAGTCGAGTACCTTCAGAAAGATTTTGGTTAATAACTATAGATGTATCCGTTGATTTCTCTAAACTACATCATGTGTACGTATCTAAATCGTTGTTTAGAGCCGAAAAGGATTCATTAGAAAATATAGCAGAAGAATAG
- a CDS encoding DUF1972 domain-containing protein: MKIAILGTRGVPNNHGGFEQFAEYLSKYLVDKGHETYVYNSHDHPYQNSEWNGVKILHKYDPEFKIGTAGQFIYDFNCVKDARNRNFDIILQLGYTSSSIWGWYLPKKSVIITNMDGLEWRRSKYSPKVRRFLKYAEKLAINTSDYLVSDSVGIQEYIHEKYQKKSKYIAYGANLFQNPNSIILKEYSVEECCYNMLIARLEPENSIEVILDGVNDSNSKYPFLVVGKHNTVYGEYLKDKYKSDERIKFLGGIYNIDALNNLRYYSNIYFHGHTVGGTNPSLLEAMASNSLICANNNIFNKAILKSEALYFNNSNDVKVILENTNKSDYQDILEINCNKIINEFDWDIINKHYLDYMEDCFKKGK, translated from the coding sequence ATGAAAATAGCAATATTAGGTACAAGAGGAGTTCCTAACAATCATGGAGGGTTCGAACAATTTGCAGAATATTTGTCAAAATATTTAGTAGATAAAGGTCATGAGACATATGTGTATAACTCACATGATCACCCTTATCAAAATTCAGAGTGGAATGGGGTTAAAATTCTTCATAAATATGATCCAGAATTTAAAATTGGTACAGCAGGACAGTTTATATATGATTTTAATTGTGTAAAAGATGCTCGTAATAGAAACTTTGATATAATATTACAGTTGGGGTATACAAGTAGCTCTATTTGGGGGTGGTACCTTCCCAAAAAGTCAGTTATTATCACCAATATGGACGGATTAGAATGGAGGAGAAGTAAGTATTCTCCAAAAGTCCGTAGATTCTTAAAATACGCAGAAAAGTTAGCTATAAATACAAGTGATTATCTTGTATCAGACTCTGTAGGAATCCAGGAGTATATACATGAAAAATATCAAAAGAAATCAAAATATATTGCCTACGGAGCAAACTTATTTCAAAATCCAAATTCCATAATACTAAAAGAATATTCTGTTGAAGAATGTTGCTATAATATGCTAATAGCTAGATTAGAACCTGAAAATAGTATTGAAGTTATTTTGGATGGAGTTAATGATTCTAATTCAAAATATCCATTTTTGGTTGTAGGCAAGCATAATACTGTTTATGGAGAATATCTAAAAGATAAATATAAGAGCGATGAAAGAATTAAATTTTTAGGGGGTATTTATAATATTGATGCTCTAAACAATTTAAGATATTATTCCAATATTTATTTTCATGGTCATACAGTAGGAGGAACAAATCCCTCTTTATTAGAAGCTATGGCTTCAAATTCTTTGATTTGCGCCAATAATAATATTTTTAATAAAGCAATTTTAAAATCTGAAGCTCTATATTTTAATAATAGTAATGATGTTAAAGTGATCCTTGAAAATACAAATAAATCTGATTATCAGGATATTTTAGAAATTAATTGTAATAAAATAATTAATGAATTCGATTGGGATATTATTAATAAGCATTATCTAGACTATATGGAAGATTGTTTCAAAAAGGGAAAATAA